A segment of the Elaeis guineensis isolate ETL-2024a chromosome 6, EG11, whole genome shotgun sequence genome:
GTAAACAATGATGCCATGGAGCAAGTCAATTCATCAGGTCAATGTACCACAAATATTGGTCGGCCTGATCACTCTCAAAGTGGTGTTAACATTTATGTTTGGTGCTGAAGTCATGAATGAAATCATGTTCACATGGAAAGGCTCGACAAGAAGCTTAGAAGGCAATTGGTGGGTATGAAGACATACCATATAGGTCATCCAGTTCACATGAAACAAGGAAGCCACACTCCAAGGTTCAATAGGCCCATAAAATTTGAGACAAAAGGGCGAAAGGCAAAACGAACTGCATTCATCTGAAGGCAACAGTAAAGGACATAAAGCTGAACTGAAGCACAAGCCCTATATTTCATGTGTTTGAACTTTGAACAGATAATATTTAGTACTTTTCCATGTACACTATATACATaagaattatttttcttttgtaaataaTGTGTCTAACTTGTGCCTggcttgaaaagattaatatacTCAAACACATGCATGCTTAATCGTGCATTAACTTCATTCTTCTGTCTCAAGCTTCATAATTGTTAGATTGCCTTGAACTCAACTTATCAAAGTCTTTATGAATCAGTCGAAAATCAATCATATATCAAGTGCACAATTACATTAAAAAAATACTGAACATCAACAGAAAAACAATAAAAGAAGGTGAGGGGAAAATTCCAGCTCATATGTACGTTGTATGCTAGTTTCAGTGGCTTTTTGCATGCAAATAGGTACAAGTTCCATATCAAAAGATTGTCATAAACATAGTGTCTGGAAAAACCAATGCCTACACTATACCCTCCAATGACAAGCTATAGTGCAACATATAATGTAAATAGCAAAATGTTGCTTCTGTGGCCAACCTAATTCATAGCAACACCAAAAAATCATAACCTGTAAGTGGggggataaatataaatttaagcaGAACATATTCACATGGCAGTCTGGCAGCTGGACCATCAAAGATAAGTGTGGAGTTTGTGCAAGTTAAAGCTCAACCCAAGAAACTTTGACAAACTGAATTCCATTTTGGAGGCCTCAGTCACCATGGCTATCTATGTAAATAGGAGATTTAAACTCGGCTCGAAAGTCATATACCATTCTCATATATTCCATGCATGAATAACAAAAGCTGAAACATGAAAGGTTAAGATGTTTGCTTTGCGCTAGCTAGAGGTACAGCTGAAACTTGGGAAGTCAGACAGATGCATTCCAGCCACCGCCATGGGTAGGGTTATAACATTTTTGAGTATATGGAAaaagatgaagagaaaaaaacAGCCTCGACATATTCCCAGACCCTTGTTCAACAGTATCCCAAGTACAATCCAGTCAAAACTAGTTTACCTGTTAAAAGAGTACACAAAATTCATCTCAGTTACCTTTATCTGATAATCCTCTACTGGACTTCTTGCTACCAGTAGTGAAAATGAAGCAAGATCTTAAGAGTAATTTCCTTGAAATTACAAAAATGGTCCGATCTTGCCGAAAGCATTTTGAGagcgagtgagagagagagagagatcttgaTACACCAAACTCGGTAGTGTTTATCAAGTGTGAATaagctggaaaaaaaaaaagtaacttcttttaaattcagatttggcATGGATTCTTGTTGATTGTATTCTTAAATATGCCCGCCAGGAAGAAAAATCTATATATGGATAATAGTTGTTAAATTACTTTACAGTTTGTATAGAAAAATACAAATATTAAGTTGTATGGCATGAAATTGACTTCTACAATTACTTTTTTTTCTACCATCAAAAGTTCATATGCTGGTATATCATATTGAAAACGGTGCTGATTACCAGGATAAAATTGGCAAAATGCAGTCTCACCAAAGAAAACATAAATAGATAGGCTTGTTCTTGCCTCTCATATTTGTTCTCACAAGCCTCCTAGAATACTAATTTCTCTCATAGAAGGGAAGGAATCTCATTTGTACTTTAATTACCCAAGTCAAGATTTTTTTGGGATGCACCACCAAAGAGTCAAACTCAGAACCTCTGGTTTCTAAGCAGAGGAGTGTGACAATGAGGGCAAGCCCAACTTCAACTTTGCCATGATACACCATAAAATGCTAGCGGCATGCCTTCTTGTGATAGGTCAACTTATTCTAGCACCATCATCTTTAAAGTTTAGCTCATTTTGTGAGAAACTCTGAAGTTTGGTCAACTACCTTTTACATGCATCTCAATGGTTGCAACACATAAGACACTCTAATGGTACTCATCTGCCATCGGCAATCATCTTCCACATGTTCATGCAACTGACAAACGAAACATATTTTCCAAGATCAAGCAAAGGTTACTACAAAGGAGTAAAAGGAATAAATCAAAGACACTGAAACAAAATGCATGTCTCAATATGATGAGATATTTGCCTTGTTAAAGAGCATAGATGCCATCATCTTCACATTGCAAAGCCTTCGTACCAAATCTACAACTGGCCTTTTTCTATTAATGATCCTTTTCACAGATTCATCAAGTAGGTACAACTTTATCTTTCAAGTTAGTGGTTGTTTACTGAATCTAAACAATCATATCTTTAAGATGGATCAGGTGTTTAGATCTCTACTTACATGCATCAATAATTTTAGATAGAAAATATTCACATGTTGCTTTAACATTCTGTTGGTTCCAATCTTTCCTTCTTGCTAAATCCCACAGTAAAATTAGATGTGTTCCTCTATATTTGCCTACAAGTGTCGTCACTTTACAGAATTGTTTTACTCCCTCTCACTATCTAATCTGTCCAATAACTTTCTCCTTGGACACAATATGGAGCAAAAGACCTATCAGTTGCATGATTCTTTTCAACATGGACATATATCAGGTACTGTATATAATGCCTAAGGCTTGGAATCTGGCCTCCTGCAGCCAGCTTGCAAGCATGACACCTCTATCCTTTAATTCCTTTACGTTTCCTAGAGCCCACATGTGCCCAGCACCCATAAAAAGGAAAAGATTGCCGTGTTTATCCTTTTACTTTATGATGGATATTTAACAAAGATATACTCCTTTGCAATTATAGTACATTCACCTttactttatttatttttatcagtAGTGACTAAAACATATAGGATATACAAGTTTTGGTTTTATCAACATACAGTTCAATCCATGTATCTTTCCCCATAAGAGTACCTTCTTTACGAAATCAATTTTGTAAATATCTTCATTAACATGCACTTTCAAGCAATTATGCAAGTTAATAGAAATCTCAATTCaacatataaatttattatactgCATTAATTATTTATGTTTGTTTTATTGTAAAGTCTTTCTAGTGCGAACATATAATACTGTTTTCCAGATTAATTTAGCAGAGCTCTATCATAAATTTTAAAGACGCAGAACTTGTTGATTACAGCAGGAGATTTTGTTTTGCCTGCTAATGTTATTCATGATATTAAGAAAGAACTAAACGCTATACCAGAATATGAAAACTCGAGAAATTAAAATTTCAGATAACTGTCAGACCAAATGCAGGTATGAAAATGCACTCTTTCTAGGAATATGTATCAAGACATTAATGCAAGTTTAATTTACAAACAAAAGGCCAAactttaatttcttttattcatcctATTGTATAGTGTTAGACTTCAGGTCAGAACCAGATTCAAACCAAGTGGATCAATGTTAGGAATGAACATTGGGTCGGGTCATCCCATGGCTCGCTCGACCCATCTCTCATTATAAGAAGGTTGTGCATGTTTCTATAGATTGAACTGAGATCAGAACACAAAATTTTGGCCTGATCTAAAAAGGCAGGCAGAACTTGTGCCTGAGATTCATGAGTCTGATAGCCCAACCCAGTCTAGTCTGATTCTTATATAGCATGTACATAAATATTCCGCATATATATTACATAAACATAGTAACAATATACTACTAAAGATTATCTATTATATAAGTAGAAATGCTGGttgtttaagaaaaaaaaattcttttaattaatGGTTGTACATAAATTACTGTTACAGATTTGGAATTATAAACATGATTATAGAGGAGGGGAGTGAGAATGTTCTTTCTTTGAATTTTGATTTGTTACTAGCTTTCGCTGGCTTGATGTCAACGTGAGCTTCCTTATAACTTTTTGGGCTAAGCTCGCGTCAAGTGTCTAGTAACTCAAGTGGGGTCCAAGATCACCAATGGCCTAGCCCAACCCAGGCAATGTGCACCCCTAATGAATGTCCAAATCAGCTCCTAAATTGTATAGAATAGTGAGAGGAGTTTGGGTCATACTAGTAGCTGTCATTCCATGCCATAAATAGATGCTCTTAAGAACAGCCAACACATACAGTGAATCACCAAAAGCACCTCTTCTCTTCTCTAGttctctttggtctctttggatCTCCATATGGAACCCCCAGTTTTGAGGTGTGAAGACATAGAAGAAGTCTATTGTAGCTTCTCCTCCAATGATGGAGACAACTTTTATAACATGAGCTTGTAGGGCAAAGCAATTCAAGGTAAGCTTCCATGCATTTCTCTATATATTTAATATAGATTGATAAAAGTACAATGCATGATGTTTGCCATATGGTTTCAAGTTTTAGGTGTGTAAAAAAAATGCATGAGCATCGCACAAGCATAAAATGTATGAGATTGTCAAGGTGGATGTGTGGTATAGCTAGAAGGGGTAAAGTTACTAaatatacatatacgtacataCTAAAGGAAGCAAGATTTGCAATTTCGGTATTGGATGATTACCATCTTGGTACAGTGTCAATACACCCGGTATGGGGATCAGTTCAGCATTACCGATACTCGGTACACTCCCGATATGTAATGTTTGGCACAAATACAGTCTGATACACTTAGTACGCACTTGTATAGACTATTATAACATATGATGAAAGGAAGCCTAGTGATGAGACAAATTATTGGTAAACTGAGAAAAGTATGTAACATTGTTATAACATGAGCAAGTTATATTGGAACCATTCTTGATAATGGTAACATCAATCAATTGgacaaaaatttgagagagagagatagagagagagatatgGGAGACACTCAAATTACTCCCTATATTAGATAACCACCCATCAGACAGAAACCAAGAATAAAGCATAAACTTTAAGGCGTCCCAAGATAGATGGGATTGGGCTTGTCATTTATGTTAATGTCCAGATGTTTCAACTTAGAAGGGCATGACCAAAATGTATAAAGAGTTTTTTATTTCACATCCAACATTATATGCAAGATTTAATTTAAAGGTCTAACGGAATGCCAATATTGAGATTTCATGCAGGAAAATGGGTGTACACAGAGAACTACTTCTAACTTGATCAAATGGAAAGGAGGCTATATAGTCAATTCTCTCTACATTAGTGACTTGTGAGTTGGAAAATGACTACTCCAGCAAATGAGACCACTGATGCATAATGGGTGTAACAATCAGCAACAAAAATTCTCCTCTTGACCAGTAAACAAGTACATAatgaatatttaatcaaaaaagaTGTGCTCTTTAAAATAAATGTTATGATGGCAGTTCCTAGACCAATTTTTTACTATCCAAACCACAAATAGAACAACTGGAATATTTTCCAAATATAGGTTGAAGAGCAACAGTCTTGCGCACTTAAAAGGGAACACAGCAGCCCTTTTATTAGCAAAAAGAAATCATGTTTCCACATATCTTGGCACAATATTCCCAGGAAAAAAAATCATGAACACGTTATTTGCATTGCATGTTAAATAGAGGATCTCCTAAAAACATATGCACACCATGATATGCAAGAAAGTCAAATTTTTGCATGATTCATAAACAACAATCTTGTTATAACTATCTACAGCAAATTTATACATCAGCTGAGGTCCAAACCATAAAACATTTTTCATATACAGCattaaaatattcttctcaatatgaaAATTGTTGCAACATCGCTTAAATCTCCATCTACTTATCATGATAAAGAAAACAAGGATCCTACGTACCAGTCACATTTTGCAAGCATCTTAAAGACTTACTGAATCATAATTTCTGGATCCTGGGTTGCAAACATTTCCCGAAGAATCTTAGTTTCTCCATTAAGTTTTACCAACCTTGTGGCCAAGTTGGTAGCCCACTTAGCATATCTACCAAGCTTCGCAAACCAGTCTTTTTGAAAATCATTGATCATCTTTGCAGCCACATGGTGCGTTTCCACCTCTTTCTTCATACTCTGCACTTCCAGCTCCCTAGCACTAACAACAGCACCACCAGTTCCACAAGCATCCTCGTAAAGAGGCTTGTCACCCTCTGGAAACCGTTTTCTGTACTCAGCAAATGCACTGCGTGTGTCCTTCAAAGCCTTGTTATAATCATGAACTAAATGCCCAATTACCCTGAGCTCATAGTCAAACTGGCAAGCCTCCAGCTTCCTCTTCTTCATCTCCTCTTCTCGCTTCTTCTCCAATGACCAGATGATCCGGTCCTTTtgctgcagcatctgatgcaggtGCTGCAGCTCCAATTGGGCCTTCATGCATTCCTGCTTCTTCTTTAAATACATCGTCTTAGCCTTAACCATGCAGTTCTGAGCTTCTTCCATGTAAGCATCAATGGCTGTTTGTGTGTGTTCACAGGACCTATTACTCCACATCCTTTTCTGCCAATTGATACAATCAAACACACGAGCATCATCATCACTGACACCATCATCATAATTAGCCTCACCAGCCCCCCTCATACAGCTATTCCCCAACAAGAAAACCCCACTTGGTCCATTGTCCAACGTCACTTTCTTATGTACATGAGCAGTCCTCATAGCTAAAAATTCTCCTCCTTTGCTCAAATTCTCGCACTCCACACCCACATCCTTCATTTCCAAATCCAAAGGCTCTTCTTTGACACCATTCCCAGCGTCCACATCCCTGCAGAGCCTCAAACTTGACCTGAGACCACAATTCTCCAGACCCAACTCTGGTCCGCCATTGCCAGCACCATCTTCATCCTCAACTAGATCGACGTTAATTGATGGCTCCAACTCCATGTCCATCTCTGGCTCGCCGTCTTCTTCGAACAGCTGTGGCCGCTGGCGCTTCATCAAACACTGCAGGTGCGAGGCATAGTAGCACCACCCGGCCGTCGGGGCATCCAATATCTCCCTCTCCGCCATGGCCCACACCAACCCAGCCCAGTCCACCTTCTGCGGCCGCCCCTCCATCACCAGCCGAGTCGCCGCGACAACCTCCGGTGGGAGAACGCAAGCATCATCGAGAAAGACCATCCAATTCATCATGAAATCCATGACGGTCGCGACGGCCGCCTTGCCCAAGAAGCGATCGGCATTGGCCCCTTTTTCTTTCTCTACGGGGAGGGCGAGGGCACGGGCAAAGGCGGCGCGGCCGAGCGCGACGCGGGAGTTACGGACGAGGCTGCGGTGGGTGAGGGGGTCGTAGTGGGCGATGAGGAGGGAGAGGAGGTCGGAGCGGATGGCGCGGTCGAGGGGGAGGCGGGCGAAGTCCCAGAGGCCGAGGGCGCGGAGGAGGGGCTCGTGGGGGAGAGAGCGGCGAGGGGTTTGGAGGGGGAGAAGGGGACGGGACGGAGGTTTTGGGCGAGGAGGGCGAGCTTTTCTTGGACGGAGGCGGGATCTTTCTTGCGCTTGGCGAAGGTTTCTGCTGGGGAATCGAGGATTTGAATGAAAGGAGCGGAAGAGGAGGCCATGAGATTAGGGTTGTATTCCTTCAGAGCATGGGAGATGAAGGGGTTTCTACGGAAGGGTGATGTGGGCGGAGCGGAGGGTTTTTTCTGGTGGgtggagaggaggaagaagccCGCTTCGTCGTCGCATTTTGAATTGCCTCTCCTTGGGAACGGTACGGGGGAAAAGAAAAGTGCTTCTGATAACTCCCGAATTCGCGTCTTATCGTTGACTCCTGGGCCCCAGGCTCGGTGGTCGCCTCCTGTTTTGTGGGCGGGTATGAACTTGGGTGTCCCGAAATTGGTGTTAGGCTACAACTCGAAAGAGAGGAACCAGACGGTAATCCGTCGTATTAGTATGGTAACCTGCTTACAGAGAAAATATGATtatctaataaaattataaaaaatttatattataatacttaatttatataataatattattataaaattataaaaaaatttatattataatatttatatataatttaaattatataaaatataaattaatttatttaaaatatcccTATTTTTGTttgttgattattatttattttttagatgaataatttaattttggatcaatcattttttataatattatttattatattttttttattttatcaattaaaattattcataatttattttaatttattttgataaaaatattttaattttaattttatcttattgtaaaatTACAGGATTTCAAGATTATACGTAATCACGTAACTATTTTCTTttacataattaaattatttttttaaataataatatattatatataatataatattatttataaaaataataaaataaatattataatttaattatttgttgtaaaattatatataattttatcaaaattatatgcCACCAAGCGTTCGATAATTCGGCAATGCACCATCGACCTCTGTCCCATACATCGAGATGATTAACTATAAATAAAAGTATTAACTAATTGGATTTGTTTAATATTAATCTTAAATAAAACTATGAACAATCGAGTCTGCCTGTCCGTTAAAATTTGCTATATACTGGAGTTTTTTCTTTGCCATGTACTAAACTTGTAAGAATGTTCTAGAGCTTGTACTCTAGAGAAGTAGAATTCCCGAAAACGGGAATATATCGCACAAAAAGCTCTGGCTACGTTGGCAACCGGTCCCTGCACGGTAGTGATTATTGTTTGGATCAGGTCCATCGCTCAATTGGTAGATTAGTCCAACCATAGAGCAGCGTACACAAAAAAGAACAAATTGGAAATTAATGCAATATACATGATTCACCATGTGTTGCCTTGCTCCACCAATTTAGCCGTGAATTTGGTCCAATTGAAAATTATACCGCCCACTATTTCATATGCCTAAGAAGTTGGTGTTTGAATTAGTTCAGGCTCATCTTATTTGTGCATCGTGCTTCCATCCGATTATTGGCTATCACGTAGAAATAATAAGATGCTACTGGACCTTCAATGGTTTGTTAGATAATTATACATGGTAAATTTTTTGTACACTACAggcagtgtagaaaatctgacataaAGCGTGTCGTCTTATCTGATTGATCCACATAATCATCACTTTCCAACACGCATTTAATACCTGCTGatcgattttttcatttaaaaattttaaataacgaaACTATCTCTGttctttgataaaattataatatcatgcatttagaaaatcataatttttatctacaagatatcataatatgcacataatatcataattttttttttaaaaagcagagatattttcgtcattcaaaatttttaaatgaaaaagtaaaaccgtaagcattaaatacgcattgaaaaattgttggacaaaaatatcccttccatattatgatatcctgagcCATAATAtaccacaagatgtcataatttttttcaaaaaacagaGATATCtttattatacaaaatttttaaatgaaaaaattgatctgcaAGTATTAAATGCATTTTGAAAAGCAGTGACTATGTAGATCAATCGGACAAGATAGTAcactccacgtcggattttctatacCACCTATGGTGCACAAAGTATTTCTCATTATGCATCGTTCAGTTGGTAAAGCTGCTGGAAGTAGCGAGTTGGGCCCAATGGGTCAGGCCTAATCAATATTATGGATTGTAAAGCTATTTTGGGCTAAGGCTAGATCGGTCCTAACCTCTCCTAATATTGGCCCGGCCCAATAGTAtccatgatatatattatattacataaaTAATAAAGTAGATATATAGTATATATGGATAATCAATTGTATATGATAAGACATACATTCTATGGCATTGTAAATTTTAATCATGATTAGATTAAAGCTATTGATTAATTACCAATTTACTAGGATTGCCTATAGTATAAACTTTGGAATTTGAATTGTGATTGAATGAAGATTACAAACTAACGAATTATACCGATATTTTAATTGGCCTGGGGATATATTTCCAAATCACCCATCCCAAACCCatgtcctaatttgattaaatcaggcAAAATAGTACAATTATCCATAgatcaaaatacaaaagaagcttggGTGAGGCCAGGTTGACTCTGGTTGGAAACAGAGGCTGAGGTTGGGCGGGGGCTACGCCCAGGCCCACATAAAGTTCCAGCGAGTCGGGTAACCCCGACCTGGTCCCTCCCTCAAGCATTTGCGTCGCTATCCGTAACTTGGTCTCGCCTACAACACTACAAAAATTTATCACCCCAATACAAGGAAATGCAACGCCGCTACCAGAGTCCAAATCAATGCATGTGGATGGCTGGACCACCTATCATCCGTCAAATCGCTCATCCTTAGAGAAGTATCATTCCTTAGATTGGCCAGAGGAAAACAGAacacagctctctctctctccccccccccccctctctctctctttctctgtgtCTCTCTGTGGCTGTGTCACCTTCTTATTGAAGGGATGTTTCCTCCTCTATCCTCTTTAGTTTGAAGAGAagacctctaaaattttatcctatgtgcATGTAATTGTCAACACGGCTTTCCCTAGGCAGTCTACATGCTAGAGGGACTATTTCAGACAACCCTGACCTCCCTTGATGTCAAAAATATGCTTATAAGGCAGCCACAAGACTCAGGAAACTTGACATTCCCCATTGCCGTGGTCCAATTTCTTCCACGCAAGTACTTCTATGCAAAGAGTTAAGATGTATGCAtccttttcataaaaaataaaataaataaataaataaataaataaaaataaaaaatgaagatgt
Coding sequences within it:
- the LOC140858672 gene encoding LOW QUALITY PROTEIN: uncharacterized protein (The sequence of the model RefSeq protein was modified relative to this genomic sequence to represent the inferred CDS: inserted 1 base in 1 codon) produces the protein MASSSAPFIQILDSPAETFAKRKKDPASVQEKLALLAQNLRPVPFSPSKPLAALXPHEPLLRALGLWDFARLPLDRAIRSDLLSLLIAHYDPLTHRSLVRNSRVALGRAAFARALALPVEKEKGANADRFLGKAAVATVMDFMMNWMVFLDDACVLPPEVVAATRLVMEGRPQKVDWAGLVWAMAEREILDAPTAGWCYYASHLQCLMKRQRPQLFEEDGEPEMDMELEPSINVDLVEDEDGAGNGGPELGLENCGLRSSLRLCRDVDAGNGVKEEPLDLEMKDVGVECENLSKGGEFLAMRTAHVHKKVTLDNGPSGVFLLGNSCMRGAGEANYDDGVSDDDARVFDCINWQKRMWSNRSCEHTQTAIDAYMEEAQNCMVKAKTMYLKKKQECMKAQLELQHLHQMLQQKDRIIWSLEKKREEEMKKRKLEACQFDYELRVIGHLVHDYNKALKDTRSAFAEYRKRFPEGDKPLYEDACGTGGAVVSARELEVQSMKKEVETHHVAAKMINDFQKDWFAKLGRYAKWATNLATRLVKLNGETKILREMFATQDPEIMIQ